A portion of the Krasilnikovia cinnamomea genome contains these proteins:
- a CDS encoding RNA ligase — protein MTLLAAVLDPAELAAAVGNGHVRTQRHPARPYVIYNYTEACQYAGAWTPVTLACRGLVVDESTGRVLARPFPKFFNHTESHAPALRPDAPVAVTDKADGSLGVIYRDGDALAVATRGSFASDQAKHATALLRSRYPGFVPPDGLTVLVEIVYPENRIVLDYAGLNDLILLGAVEIATGRSHGPAAVPGWPGPVVDAFGYATLAEALAAPPRAGREGLVVHLTDTDERVKIKYAEYVRLHRLVTGLTPRTVWEVLAAGDDLEALTEPLPDEFHAWVRKVAAELTAAVDALSAEIEAEYARIVANLPPGWSRREFAARAVRSPHRGALFQRLDGKDYRPGLWQAVRPAGDRTNRVDEE, from the coding sequence ATGACGCTGCTCGCCGCCGTCCTCGACCCGGCCGAACTGGCCGCCGCGGTCGGCAACGGTCACGTGCGGACGCAGCGCCACCCGGCGCGGCCGTACGTGATCTACAACTACACCGAGGCCTGCCAGTACGCCGGTGCCTGGACCCCGGTGACGCTGGCCTGCCGGGGCCTGGTGGTGGACGAGTCGACCGGGCGGGTGCTGGCCCGGCCGTTCCCGAAGTTCTTCAACCACACCGAGTCGCACGCCCCGGCGCTGCGCCCGGACGCTCCCGTGGCCGTGACGGACAAGGCCGACGGCAGCCTCGGGGTGATCTACCGCGACGGCGACGCGCTGGCCGTGGCGACCCGCGGCTCGTTCGCCTCGGACCAGGCGAAGCACGCCACCGCGCTGCTGCGCAGCCGGTACCCGGGCTTCGTACCGCCGGACGGCCTGACCGTCCTGGTCGAGATCGTCTACCCGGAGAACCGCATCGTGCTCGACTACGCGGGCCTGAACGACCTGATCCTGCTCGGCGCGGTGGAGATCGCGACCGGCCGCAGCCACGGCCCGGCCGCGGTACCGGGCTGGCCCGGCCCGGTGGTGGACGCGTTCGGCTACGCGACCCTGGCGGAGGCCCTCGCGGCGCCGCCGCGAGCGGGCCGCGAGGGCCTGGTCGTGCACCTCACCGACACCGACGAGCGGGTGAAGATCAAGTACGCCGAGTACGTCCGGCTGCACCGCCTGGTCACCGGCCTGACCCCGCGTACCGTCTGGGAGGTGCTCGCGGCCGGCGACGACCTGGAGGCGCTGACCGAGCCGCTGCCGGACGAGTTCCACGCCTGGGTACGCAAGGTGGCGGCCGAGCTGACCGCCGCCGTGGACGCGCTCAGCGCCGAGATCGAGGCCGAGTACGCCCGGATCGTCGCGAACCTGCCGCCCGGCTGGTCCCGGCGCGAGTTCGCGGCGCGTGCGGTACGCAGCCCGCACCGGGGCGCCCTGTTCCAGCGCCTCGACGGCAAGGACTACCGTCCGGGCCTGTGGCAGGCGGTCCGCCCGGCCGGCGACCGGACGAATCGAGTGGATGAGGAATGA
- the rpmE gene encoding 50S ribosomal protein L31: protein MKSGIHPEYKATEVVCSCGNTFSTRSTVKSGEIRVETCSACHPFYTGKQRVLDTAGRVAKFQAKYAKVNAGKKK from the coding sequence ATGAAGAGCGGCATCCACCCGGAGTACAAGGCGACCGAGGTCGTCTGCTCCTGCGGTAACACTTTCTCGACCCGCAGCACCGTCAAGAGCGGCGAGATCCGCGTCGAGACCTGCAGCGCCTGCCACCCGTTCTACACGGGCAAGCAGCGCGTGCTGGACACCGCGGGCCGGGTCGCGAAGTTCCAGGCCAAGTACGCCAAGGTCAACGCGGGCAAGAAGAAGTAG
- a CDS encoding RNA ligase family protein: MKYPRTFHLPDSPGATTDDRIQDDLSWLDGELVVTEKLDGGNLTFTRDAMYARSLDSGTHPWDRPAKALWAMTSHRIPDHWRVCGESMWARRSIAYTDLPGVFIVFGIWDETDTLLGWDDTVDWARRLELPVVPVLYRGGSLREARAAWAGLRDPETSEGFVVRSAGRIPAAEFDLRVLKWVRANHVRTEASWRHRDDFAVNGFA, encoded by the coding sequence GTGAAGTACCCCCGCACCTTCCACCTGCCCGACTCCCCGGGCGCCACCACCGACGACCGGATCCAGGACGATCTGTCCTGGTTGGACGGTGAGTTGGTGGTGACGGAGAAGCTGGACGGGGGAAACCTCACCTTCACCCGCGACGCCATGTACGCCCGCTCGCTCGACTCGGGCACCCACCCGTGGGACCGGCCCGCGAAGGCGCTGTGGGCGATGACCTCGCATCGCATCCCGGACCACTGGCGGGTGTGCGGGGAGTCGATGTGGGCCCGGCGCAGCATCGCGTACACGGATCTGCCCGGGGTGTTCATCGTCTTCGGCATCTGGGACGAGACGGACACGCTGCTGGGCTGGGACGACACTGTGGACTGGGCACGCCGCCTGGAGCTGCCCGTGGTGCCGGTGCTGTATCGCGGGGGCAGCCTGCGCGAGGCCCGCGCCGCGTGGGCGGGCCTGCGCGACCCCGAAACCTCGGAGGGCTTCGTGGTGCGCAGCGCGGGCCGCATCCCCGCCGCCGAGTTCGACCTGCGCGTCCTCAAATGGGTACGGGCGAACCACGTGCGCACCGAAGCGTCCTGGCGCCACCGCGACGACTTCGCGGTGAACGGCTTCGCCTGA
- the prfA gene encoding peptide chain release factor 1, whose protein sequence is MSNDRLTTLLEEYAELEKRMEDPAIHADQALVRRVGRRFAELAPLHAAHAELEAARADLAAARELAAEDPEFAGEADAVAATLPALEERLGEMLIPRDPHDAKDVILEIKAGEGGQESALFAGDLLRMYTRYAERRGWVVEVIDAQESDLGGVKDVSVAVKTKGMPEGGHGVWARLKWEGGVHRVQRVPVTESQGRIHTSAAGVLVLPEAEDVDVQIDAGDIRVDVFRSSGPGGQSVNTTDSAVRITHLPTGIVVSCQNEKSQLQNREQAMRILRARLLAVAQEQADAAASDARKAQVRTVDRSERIRTYNFPQNRITDHRIGYTAYNLDLALGGELDGVLDALAEADRAARLAGESELSRRQ, encoded by the coding sequence GTGAGCAACGACCGGCTGACCACCCTGCTCGAGGAGTACGCCGAGCTGGAGAAGCGGATGGAGGACCCCGCCATCCACGCCGACCAGGCCCTGGTGCGCCGGGTCGGGCGCCGCTTCGCCGAGCTGGCCCCGCTGCACGCCGCCCACGCCGAGCTGGAGGCGGCCCGCGCCGACCTCGCGGCCGCCCGCGAGCTGGCCGCCGAGGACCCCGAGTTCGCGGGCGAGGCCGACGCGGTGGCGGCGACGCTGCCCGCCCTGGAGGAGCGGCTCGGCGAGATGCTCATCCCGCGCGACCCGCACGACGCCAAGGACGTCATCCTGGAGATCAAGGCGGGCGAGGGCGGCCAGGAGTCCGCCCTGTTCGCGGGCGACCTGCTGCGCATGTACACCCGGTACGCCGAGCGCCGCGGCTGGGTCGTCGAGGTCATCGACGCCCAGGAGTCCGACCTGGGCGGTGTCAAGGACGTGTCCGTGGCCGTGAAGACCAAGGGGATGCCCGAGGGCGGCCACGGCGTCTGGGCCCGCCTGAAGTGGGAGGGCGGCGTGCACCGCGTCCAGCGGGTGCCGGTCACCGAGTCGCAGGGCCGCATCCACACCTCCGCCGCCGGGGTGCTGGTGCTGCCCGAGGCCGAGGACGTCGACGTGCAGATCGACGCGGGCGACATCCGGGTCGACGTGTTCCGCTCCTCCGGGCCCGGCGGGCAGTCCGTCAACACCACCGACTCGGCCGTACGCATCACCCACCTGCCCACCGGCATCGTGGTGAGCTGCCAGAACGAGAAGAGCCAGCTGCAGAACCGCGAGCAGGCCATGCGCATCCTGCGCGCCCGCCTGCTGGCCGTCGCGCAGGAGCAGGCCGACGCGGCCGCCTCGGACGCCCGCAAGGCGCAGGTGCGCACCGTGGACCGCTCGGAGCGCATCCGCACGTACAACTTCCCGCAGAACCGGATCACCGACCACCGGATCGGCTACACCGCGTACAACCTGGACCTGGCGCTCGGTGGCGAGCTGGACGGGGTGCTGGACGCGCTGGCCGAGGCCGACCGGGCCGCCCGCCTCGCCGGGGAGTCGGAGCTCAGCCGACGGCAGTGA
- a CDS encoding nitric oxide synthase oxygenase — MNVPGYRDQPTEAWDPIAPVDPGEAEDFLRRCYTENPRLGPVEPRLAVVRAQIAATGGYVHTTDELTYGAKMAWRNASRCIGRLYWRSLVVLDRRRARTADEIFSLLVAHLQFAGGGGRGTEPPKALGAIRPVISVFAAAQPGQPYARVWNEQLIRYAGYRQAGGGCVGDPRQVGFTAAMQGLGWRGKGEAFDVLPLAIETPAEGVRLYELPDRAVLEVPLSHPEYGWFAELGLRWHAVPAIANMRLTVGGVQYPLAPFNGWYMSTEVGARNLADADRYDLLPVVADRLGLDVSRESTLWRDRALVELNRAVLFSFERAGVKMSDHHTESARFVAHLRNEEKAGRPVPADWTWIVPPMSGALTPVFHRYYAEMDLRPAFYLDDDAASLARGCPHAG; from the coding sequence ATGAACGTGCCCGGCTACCGGGATCAACCAACCGAAGCGTGGGACCCGATCGCTCCCGTCGATCCGGGCGAGGCCGAGGACTTCCTGCGCCGTTGCTACACCGAGAACCCGAGGCTGGGCCCGGTGGAACCCCGGCTGGCCGTCGTGCGCGCGCAGATCGCCGCCACCGGGGGCTACGTGCACACCACCGACGAGCTCACGTACGGCGCGAAGATGGCCTGGCGCAACGCCAGCCGGTGCATCGGCCGGCTGTACTGGCGCAGCCTGGTCGTGCTGGACCGCCGCCGCGCGCGTACCGCCGACGAGATCTTCTCGCTGCTCGTGGCGCACCTGCAGTTCGCCGGGGGTGGCGGGCGCGGCACGGAGCCGCCGAAGGCGCTCGGCGCGATCCGGCCGGTGATCAGCGTCTTCGCCGCCGCCCAGCCCGGCCAGCCGTACGCCCGGGTGTGGAACGAACAGCTCATCCGGTACGCCGGATACCGCCAGGCCGGTGGCGGCTGTGTCGGTGATCCGCGGCAGGTCGGCTTCACCGCCGCGATGCAGGGCCTCGGCTGGCGGGGCAAGGGCGAGGCGTTCGACGTCCTGCCGCTGGCCATCGAGACCCCCGCCGAGGGGGTCCGCCTGTACGAGCTGCCCGATCGCGCGGTCCTGGAAGTCCCGCTGTCCCACCCCGAGTACGGCTGGTTCGCGGAACTGGGGCTGCGCTGGCACGCCGTCCCCGCGATCGCCAACATGCGGCTCACCGTCGGCGGCGTGCAGTATCCACTGGCCCCGTTCAACGGCTGGTACATGAGCACCGAGGTCGGCGCCCGCAACCTCGCCGACGCCGACCGGTACGACCTGCTGCCCGTCGTGGCGGACCGGCTCGGCCTCGACGTCAGCCGGGAGTCGACACTCTGGCGCGACCGGGCCCTGGTCGAGCTCAACCGGGCCGTGCTGTTCTCGTTCGAGCGGGCCGGGGTCAAGATGAGCGACCACCACACCGAGTCGGCCCGGTTCGTGGCGCATCTGCGCAACGAGGAGAAGGCCGGCCGGCCGGTGCCCGCCGACTGGACGTGGATCGTGCCGCCCATGTCGGGCGCGCTGACGCCGGTCTTCCACCGCTACTACGCCGAGATGGATCTGCGGCCCGCGTTCTATCTGGACGACGACGCGGCGTCGCTGGCCCGGGGCTGTCCGCACGCGGGCTGA
- a CDS encoding CopG family transcriptional regulator gives MAMNFRPSEELAERLRTQAATEQTSVQNLLVKAAEEYLARNTKKAMIKREVELVKTNFADALRRLGEGA, from the coding sequence ATGGCGATGAACTTCCGGCCCAGCGAGGAGCTGGCCGAGCGACTGCGCACCCAGGCCGCGACCGAGCAGACCAGCGTGCAGAACCTCCTGGTGAAGGCCGCGGAGGAATACCTGGCCCGGAACACGAAGAAAGCGATGATCAAGCGCGAGGTGGAGCTGGTCAAGACCAACTTCGCCGACGCGCTGCGGCGCCTCGGTGAGGGCGCGTGA
- a CDS encoding AAA family ATPase has product MTRLLITRGLPASGKTTFARKLQPQVVRVNRDDLRRMLHGARLFTQTAEAQVTHAQRAAVEALLRARADVIVDDTNLRGKTVKEWAELAARFHASFEVHDFTDVPLDECIRRDAVRDEQDRVGEDAIRRMHKRYLAGRNLPLPVPFVERGGPGVVYEPDGTLPPVVLVDIDGTVALMDGRGPFDWRRVGEDQPNQAVIEAVRAMHAAGNAIVFCSGRDAVCRAETEAWLALYVGVPYEALFMRPEGDNRKDSIVKREIFDTEIRDRWRVVGVFDDRQQVVRMWRELGLTVFQVAEGDF; this is encoded by the coding sequence ATGACGAGGCTGCTGATCACCCGAGGGCTGCCCGCCTCCGGAAAGACCACCTTCGCGCGCAAGCTGCAGCCGCAGGTCGTCCGGGTGAACCGCGACGACCTGCGGCGGATGCTGCACGGCGCGCGGCTGTTCACCCAGACCGCCGAGGCGCAGGTCACGCACGCCCAGCGGGCGGCCGTGGAGGCGCTGCTGCGCGCCCGGGCCGACGTGATCGTCGACGACACGAACCTGCGGGGCAAGACCGTCAAGGAGTGGGCGGAGTTGGCCGCCCGGTTCCATGCCTCGTTCGAGGTGCACGACTTCACCGACGTGCCGCTGGACGAGTGCATCCGGCGGGACGCGGTCCGCGACGAGCAGGACCGGGTCGGCGAGGACGCCATCCGCCGCATGCACAAGCGCTACCTGGCCGGGCGCAACCTGCCGCTGCCGGTGCCGTTCGTGGAGCGCGGCGGCCCCGGCGTCGTGTACGAGCCGGACGGCACGCTGCCGCCGGTGGTCCTGGTCGACATCGACGGCACGGTCGCGCTGATGGACGGGCGCGGCCCGTTCGACTGGCGCCGGGTCGGCGAGGACCAGCCGAACCAGGCGGTCATCGAGGCCGTGCGGGCGATGCACGCCGCGGGCAACGCGATCGTCTTCTGCTCCGGCCGCGACGCGGTGTGCCGGGCGGAGACCGAGGCGTGGCTGGCGCTGTACGTCGGCGTGCCGTACGAGGCGCTGTTCATGCGGCCGGAAGGCGACAACCGCAAGGACTCGATCGTCAAGCGGGAGATCTTCGACACCGAGATCCGGGACCGCTGGCGGGTGGTCGGCGTCTTCGACGACCGCCAGCAGGTGGTGCGGATGTGGCGGGAGTTGGGGCTGACGGTGTTCCAGGTGGCCGAGGGAGACTTCTGA
- the rho gene encoding transcription termination factor Rho: MSDTTDVTSGVSDVADDATSTTVTARRRRGGTGLSAMLLPELQSLAASLGISGTARMRKGELIAAITERQGGGAAAAGAQGGATPRQRATNGGKSAEAPAERSEERPAASAGSQPAAAAATQPAESQPAAAAAQPAQTPTAEPATEGDGGRRRRESGSGGEQGGREPAQSEGRAEGERADRGERADRGDRGEREPRNRDRQRNQRGEGNERGERNERGDRGPRNESHDSDEENEGGEGGRRSRRSRFRDRRRGRGDRDSGEGQRDGGREPHVTEDDVLVPVAGILDVLDNYAFVRTTGYLSGPNDVYVSMSQVKKHGLRRGDAVTGAVRATAREGDSSQRRDKYNPLVRLDTINGMEPEEARRRPEFYKLTPLYPQERLRLETEPHILTTRVIDLVMPIGKGQRALIVSPPKAGKTMVLQALANAITRNNPECHLMVVLVDERPEEVTDMQRSVKGEVIAATFDRPPSDHTTVAELAIERAKRLVELGHDVVVLLDSVTRLGRSYNLAAPASGRIMSGGIDSTALYPPKRFLGAARNIENGGSLTILATALVETGSMMDTVIFEEFKGTGNAELKLDRKIADKRTFPAVDVSASGTRKEEILLGKEELAIVHKLRKVFASLESSAALDLLLDRLKQTRTNIEFLMQIAKSTPGE; encoded by the coding sequence GCTGATCGCCGCCATCACGGAGCGCCAGGGCGGCGGAGCCGCGGCTGCGGGCGCCCAGGGCGGCGCCACGCCGCGCCAGCGCGCCACCAACGGGGGCAAGTCCGCTGAGGCGCCGGCGGAGCGCTCGGAGGAGCGCCCGGCCGCGTCCGCGGGGTCCCAGCCCGCGGCCGCCGCGGCGACCCAGCCGGCCGAGTCCCAGCCGGCCGCCGCTGCCGCCCAGCCCGCGCAAACCCCGACCGCTGAGCCCGCTACCGAGGGTGACGGGGGCCGACGGCGTCGCGAGTCCGGCTCCGGTGGCGAGCAGGGCGGCCGTGAGCCCGCGCAGAGCGAGGGACGTGCCGAGGGCGAGCGTGCCGACCGGGGCGAGCGTGCCGACCGGGGCGACCGGGGCGAGCGTGAGCCGCGCAACCGGGACCGTCAGCGCAACCAGCGGGGCGAGGGTAACGAGCGGGGCGAGCGCAACGAGCGGGGCGATCGTGGCCCGCGCAACGAGTCCCACGACTCCGACGAGGAGAACGAGGGCGGCGAGGGTGGACGGCGCAGCCGCCGCAGCCGGTTCCGCGACCGGCGGCGGGGTCGCGGTGACCGGGACTCCGGTGAGGGTCAGCGCGACGGCGGCCGCGAGCCGCACGTCACCGAGGACGACGTCCTCGTTCCGGTGGCGGGCATCCTCGACGTGCTGGACAACTACGCGTTCGTCCGCACCACCGGCTACCTGTCCGGCCCGAACGACGTGTACGTCTCGATGTCGCAGGTCAAGAAGCACGGGCTGCGCCGCGGCGACGCGGTGACCGGCGCGGTGCGCGCCACCGCCCGCGAGGGCGACTCGTCGCAGCGCCGGGACAAGTACAACCCGCTCGTGCGGCTGGACACCATCAACGGCATGGAGCCGGAGGAGGCCCGGCGGCGGCCCGAGTTCTACAAGCTCACGCCGCTGTACCCGCAGGAGCGTCTGCGCCTGGAGACCGAGCCGCACATCCTGACCACCCGGGTCATCGACCTGGTCATGCCGATCGGCAAGGGTCAGCGCGCGCTGATCGTCTCGCCGCCGAAGGCCGGCAAGACGATGGTGCTGCAGGCGCTGGCCAACGCGATCACCCGCAACAACCCCGAGTGCCACCTCATGGTCGTGCTGGTCGACGAGCGGCCCGAAGAGGTCACGGACATGCAGCGCTCGGTCAAGGGCGAGGTCATCGCCGCGACCTTCGACCGGCCGCCGTCCGACCACACCACGGTCGCGGAGCTGGCCATCGAGCGGGCCAAGCGCCTGGTCGAGCTGGGCCACGACGTGGTCGTACTGCTCGACTCGGTGACCCGGCTCGGGCGGTCGTACAACCTGGCGGCGCCGGCCAGCGGCCGGATCATGTCCGGTGGTATCGACTCGACCGCGCTGTACCCGCCGAAGCGGTTCCTCGGCGCGGCCCGCAACATCGAGAACGGCGGCTCGCTGACGATCCTGGCGACCGCGCTGGTGGAGACCGGCTCGATGATGGACACGGTGATCTTCGAGGAGTTCAAGGGCACGGGTAACGCCGAGCTCAAGCTCGACCGCAAGATCGCCGACAAGCGGACGTTCCCGGCGGTCGACGTGTCGGCCTCGGGCACCCGCAAGGAGGAGATCCTGCTGGGCAAGGAGGAGCTGGCCATCGTGCACAAGCTCCGCAAGGTCTTCGCCTCGCTGGAGTCCTCGGCCGCCCTGGATCTCCTGCTCGACCGGCTCAAGCAGACCCGGACGAACATCGAGTTCCTCATGCAGATCGCGAAGTCGACCCCGGGCGAGTAG
- a CDS encoding type II toxin-antitoxin system death-on-curing family toxin has product MIYLDAEDLADIAAAVLEPDPVVIRDVGLLSMAAHRPRTEVFGHEPYPTIAQKAAALLVSVCQNHPLQDGNKRLALAAGWVFCGLNCGRQPALTQDEAYELVMGVARGELDVPEVATALREAGIPDA; this is encoded by the coding sequence GTGATCTACCTCGACGCGGAGGACCTGGCGGACATCGCGGCCGCGGTGCTGGAGCCCGATCCGGTGGTGATCCGCGACGTCGGTCTGCTGTCCATGGCGGCACACCGGCCCCGGACCGAAGTGTTCGGCCACGAGCCGTACCCGACCATCGCGCAGAAGGCGGCGGCGCTGCTGGTGTCGGTCTGCCAGAACCACCCGCTGCAGGACGGCAACAAGCGGCTCGCGCTGGCGGCCGGCTGGGTCTTCTGCGGTCTCAACTGCGGCCGGCAGCCCGCCCTCACGCAGGACGAGGCCTATGAGCTGGTCATGGGCGTGGCCAGGGGCGAGCTGGACGTGCCGGAGGTCGCCACGGCCCTGCGGGAGGCCGGAATCCCGGACGCCTGA